CCGAATCTAGTTAACTTTATTTCCNGGATCCTATTAGCCGTATACTTGCTTATCTTATCGATTATTTTAGGTAACAAAACATCGCTATTATTGATTATAACGCTTCCACCAAGCACTATTAGTTCTGGATCGTAAGCATTAATTANGCCTGCCATGCCCCTAGCGTGGATATCGGCAATGTAATCTATGAACTCGACGGCCAATGCATCCCCCTCCTGGGCATACCTGAATATGTCTTGAGAAGCAATGCCGCCCCTATTANCCGCTTCATAGAGCCTAGTTCGCGGACCATTATATCTCTTCTCCATGAACAATGCTATGCTTCTCGGCATGTTTCCTCCGCTCGCTATAGCCTCCCAGTGACCANTGCCGCCGCAACCGCATCGTACTCCTAAATCAGCATCAACCACTAGGTGGCCCACCTCATGGGCATTTCCATCCTTGCCAATCAATAAATTCCCATCCACAATGACTCCAGCGCCTATTCCAGTGGATAAAGTAATATATACTAAATTATCTATGCCCTTACCGTCCCCAAACACGTGCTCGCCCCAAGCAGCAGCCGCAGCATCATTGCATAGAATCACCTTCTTATTAATTGCCCTCGCTATGGGATCCACAACCTTGAACCTCTTGGTGCTCCACTTGAGGTTAGGCGCGATTAGCACATTGCCGCTCCTCAAGTCGAGGGGCCCAATGGAACCTACCCCAATTGCCGATGCCTCATCCACGTACTTCCTCGGTATTTTCTCATTAATCATGCTTATTATTAATTCAGCCATGGTATTCTCTCCACCCTCGGAGGGGACGGGGGCCTTCTCCTTCACTATTACCCTGCCAGCATCATCTATCACGCCAACCCTAATGAATGAGGCCCCTATATCAATCCCAATGGCTAAGCCCATAGTTGTACTCATCTCCCCATCATTTTTAAGCTAAGCCCCATAGGCTGACCTCCTCCCCACCATAATAAGGGGCGAGGTTTGTCATTCCTTTTATCAATACATGGCAATGCCTTACCCCTCAATTGATCCGAGTCTCTTTAATTAGGCTCTTCTAAGTCTAAGTGAATTAAGCGTGACGGAGATGCTGCTCATGGCCATCGCTATTGATGCTAATTCAGGCCTTATTAGGACTCCCATTAAGCCAGCGGCCAACGGTATGAGAAACGCGTTATACGCGAATGCGTAGACAATGTTAAATCGAACATTACGCACAGTCTTCAGCGATATATCATAGAGTCGAGTGACTTGCGTTAAGTCATTCCTAAGNAGCACTACATCGCCGGCTTCCTTGGCTATATCGGTGCCAGCGCCCATTGCTATCCCTACATCGGCCATCGCCATCGCTGGCGCATCATTAGTGCCATCCCCAACCATTGCTATTAATCCTCCTCTGTCAAGGCCATGCCGCAACTCGCTAATTACATCGCCCTTCTCGGTGGGCAAGACGCCGCTATATACATCGCTAATTCCCAGCTCCTTCGCTATCCATGCAGCTGACTTCTCGGAGTCGCCGGTTATGATCACTGGACGAATGCCGCGACGCCTTAACCAATCAATTACTTTAGTCGCCTCCGGCCTTATGGTGTCCCTCAACCTCCATGAATCCCAATAATTCGCCGTTAAGAATGACATAGATAACCGTTCCAATACATGCATCGGCTTCCCTCTGAATGCTTGAATCAATTTTGATCCCCATTCCATCAATTACCTTCTTATTGCCCACGGCGACTACGTTACTTCCAATATGCGCAATTATCCCGCCATCCACGGCATCTATTGAGGACGGCAATTCAAAATTAATGCCGCGACGCCGTGCTTCATCAACTATCGCCAACGCGATTGGATGATTCGAGCCGGCCTCAGCGGAGGCGGCCCATCTTAATGTTTCGTTACCATGTATCTTACTGATGCTGAATTTTCCCGTTGTTAATGTACCGGTCTTATCCAGTGCCATGATTTTAACCCTAGGCATTTTCTCCATTGCCTCCGCATTCCTGACGAGTATGCCTAATGATGCAGCGCGATTAATGGCTATCATCACGCTCAGCGGCGTAGCTAATCCTAATGCGCATGGGCAGGCTATGACTAGGACCGATGCCATGTAGATCACCGAGGTGGAGAGCGGTGCTCCAATCACTATCTTCCATGTCAATAGAGCGGCGATGGCTATTGATATTATAACCCATGAGAAAACGCCCGATACCTTATCTATAAGTGATTGAATTGGTAATCGCGACGCTTGAGCGCGTCGAACCGATTGAATTACTTGAGACATTAAGGAGTATTTGCCGGTCCTGGTGACCCTCACCACCAAGTAACCGCTCAGCAATATTGAGCCCCCTATGACTACGTCCCCTGGACCCTTATTTATCGGCATTGATTCCCCGCTCATAAGGGATTCATTCACTAAGCCATTGCCTTGATCAACTATGCCATCCACAGGTATGGTTTCCCCGCTTCTCACAATGACCTTAGTTCCAGGAAGCAATTCATCAACCCTTGCCTCACTCCCATCAATTAGTCGGGCGCGCATCGATGATTGATTTAGTTGAGTTAAGGAGGAGTGGGCTAGTCGCCTCATCTTAGCCTCAATGTACTTACCTATCAATACGAAGGTTATAACCGATGAAGCATCAAAGAACGTGTCGCCATTAATTGATTGAAGCAGTAGGGCTAGGCTTAGTACATAGGCGCTCATGGATCCAAGAGTGACCAGGACATCCATGTTGGCGGATTTATTACGCAAAGCCAATGCCGCTCCTCTTATGAACCTCCAACCCGAAAAGAATTGAATAGGAGTGGCCAAGAACAATCCAATCACGTTAAAGATCGCTGCATCGATGATGCCTAGGTAATTAAGTAGCATTGCTGCAAATAAGGAAATGGTTAGGGGAATAGCTATGTATAGCCTGGTCCTAATGTCGTTCACGTCACGAGTCATCGCCTTCTCATCAATATCCCCAACATCATCCCCGGATAGCACATCCACTATTTTGAAACCCATTCTAGTCAATTCATTGACTAACTCATGGACATTCGTCTCTAAAGGATTATATGCAACAATAACATGATTACTGCCCAGGTTAATCATCACATTAAATACGCCTTTGCTCTTCAGGAGAGCAGTGGTTATTAGTGATGATTCATCAGCCTCAAGTCTAGGCAATACGATCACGGCTTCCTCTCTATATATATCGTATCCAGCGGATTGAACCGCCTTCAATAATTCGCCATAACTCACCTCGGAGCCAGCTAATATATGCGCCTCATTGGTAGCAGCATTAACATCAACCCATATAACTCCCTTCACCGACGAGATGGCTCTTTGAACGGTTAAGCTGCATGATGTGCAATGCATGCCGATTATTCTAAACGTGATTTCCCGACCGCTCACCTTAATCTTGACGTCCAGATTCGGCATTTCCATGCATCATCACATGGACTCCCTGTACCCGCTTAGGTACTTCTCCGGCGATGCATCGAATTTTCGCTTGCATTCCCGGGAACAGAAGTAATATACTTGCCCCTTAAATAGGGATTTATATTGCGTTGAGGAATCCACATCCATTCCGCAAACTGGGTCTTTAATTTGCATGTGTTGTATCAATAAGCCACTGAGATAAGGCTTTTTATTAGCAAAATGCGCATAATTAAAGCATAGAGCTGTGCATAACGGTTTTTAAGGAGAGAAGCGATTTCATGACATGGATAAATTAACCGAGACGGAGTACAGGATATTAAATGAATTAATACAGGACTCCAGTGAACCCATTACGAGATTATCGAGGAAACTGGGATTATCGAGAAACACCGTATCTAAGACCGTTAGAAACCTAGCCTCACGCGGAGTTATAACTAGGTTCACAATAGAGGTGGGACGCGAATACATCAATGATGATGTAATGGCTATTCTCATAACTGAAACTAAACCGACTAGGCTCGATTTATTCTCGGAAATCTATGAATCAGTGGATGGAAGATTCATAGGCATAATTAAGGCAAACAATCTAGCTGAAATCAGGAAAGCAATAAGGGAGAGCAAGGTCAGCATCGTGCAGCTCTTCATAGTGGATAAGCAATTATGGAGCAACAGGGTAATTAATATAAGGAATCCCAGACTCCATTGCGATTATTGCGGCGGACTAATAAGGGGAAGCCCAATAATTGAGAGGTACCATAATCGAACTTATTATTTTTGCTGCATGAATTGTCTAAACGATTTCAGGAGAAGCCATAGAAATTAGGAGATATTAATCTCAATCCTTTCATCGCTCAAAGCCGCGAGCAGCCCTTACTCCCCTTTCCATGCCAATCCGCCTAATTATTGGTCTAGTCCCAGTTAATTGAGCTGCCTTCATTACTATGCCTATATCATCATCGGTGGCAAGCGTAACGGCTCTTCCACCCTTATCTAGACGAGCGGTTCTGCCTATTCTATGAATATATGTTTCCGGATCCTGCGGCACATCGAAATTTATGATTGTATTTATGTCGAGGATATCTATTCCACGGGACACTAGATCAGTGGCAACCAATACCTTGCCCCTCTCCTTGAATTCCCGCATTACCTTCTCCCTCACGTATTGATCGACGCCGCCATGGGTGTAAAATACTCCATTGACTCGCCTACGTAATTGTCGGTGAAGCACGTCAGCCCTTTTCCTCGTATTTGTGAATATTATGGTTTTTCCGCTTATTTCCTTAATTGCTAGCTCCATTTTCTCCCTCCAATCGCCTGAAGCTATGTAAACCACTTGCTCTATGTTGGGGACATCATATTCATCGCCAACCCCTATGAATCTAGCGGTGGGAGCGAAGCTGGATATCAATGACTTAACCTCCGGGGGTACGGTGGCTGAGGCCATTATTGTTTGCTTCCTATTGCTGGAGAGCGATAATAGTGTTCTTATATCATCTATGAAGCCCATGTCAAGCATCCTGTCCACTTCATCTATGACGAGGAACCTGACTCTCCCCAAATCCGCGCTTCCTCGCCTAACCATGTCAAGCATCCTGCCGGGCGTTGCGAAGATGAAGACGGCATCGCGTAATCCCCTCTCCTGTCCTTGATACCCGACACCGCCATATACCAATACCTTACTGTAGTTCAGGTACTTGTTGAATAAATCGAATTGATCCGCTATTTGCCTAATTAATTCGCGAGTTGGCGCTAATATAAGGACTTCGCCCCTCTCGCCCTTCACGGAATTCATGATGGGAAGCAAGTAAGCAGCTGTTTTTCCGCTTCCCGTCCTAGCCCTAAGCACGGCATCGCTGCCCCTCACGAGATAAGGCAGTGAAGCCCTTTG
This genomic window from Thermocladium sp. ECH_B contains:
- a CDS encoding ROK family transcriptional regulator, with the translated sequence MGLAIGIDIGASFIRVGVIDDAGRVIVKEKAPVPSEGGENTMAELIISMINEKIPRKYVDEASAIGVGSIGPLDLRSGNVLIAPNLKWSTKRFKVVDPIARAINKKVILCNDAAAAAWGEHVFGDGKGIDNLVYITLSTGIGAGVIVDGNLLIGKDGNAHEVGHLVVDADLGVRCGCGGXGHWEAIASGGNMPRSIALFMEKRYNGPRTRLYEAXNRGGIASQDIFRYAQEGDALAVEFIDYIADIHARGMAGXINAYDPELIVLGGSVIINNSDVLLPKIIDKISKYTANRIXEIKLTRFGDDIGIIGAAALVHNVPATLRRFL
- a CDS encoding DEAD/DEAH box helicase, whose amino-acid sequence is MFQSLRSELSNALLDAGFKEPTEIQRASLPYLVRGSDAVLRARTGSGKTAAYLLPIMNSVKGERGEVLILAPTRELIRQIADQFDLFNKYLNYSKVLVYGGVGYQGQERGLRDAVFIFATPGRMLDMVRRGSADLGRVRFLVIDEVDRMLDMGFIDDIRTLLSLSSNRKQTIMASATVPPEVKSLISSFAPTARFIGVGDEYDVPNIEQVVYIASGDWREKMELAIKEISGKTIIFTNTRKRADVLHRQLRRRVNGVFYTHGGVDQYVREKVMREFKERGKVLVATDLVSRGIDILDINTIINFDVPQDPETYIHRIGRTARLDKGGRAVTLATDDDIGIVMKAAQLTGTRPIIRRIGMERGVRAARGFER